A single Populus nigra chromosome 13, ddPopNigr1.1, whole genome shotgun sequence DNA region contains:
- the LOC133671117 gene encoding patatin-like protein 2 — translation MANMQTPRSPLQLPTRGNQITVLSIDGGGIRGIIPGTILAFLESELQKLDGADARLADYFDVISGTSTGGLVTAMLAAPNKQNRPLFAAKDINDFYLENCPKIFPQDSSKFASAANLVKTLRGPKYDGKFLHSIVKEKLGDTWLHQTLTNIVIPTFDIKRLQPTIFSSCNVKNNPSTDALLSDICIGTSAAPTYLPAHYFETKDPSGKVRDFNLIDGGVAANNPTLVAISEVSKAINREGPDSYRMNPMEYGRFLVLSLGTGTAKSEEKYDAEEAAKWGLLGWLTSDHSTPLVDVFTQASADMVDFHISTVFQALNSEENYLRIQDDTLTGTLSSVDVATKKNLENLVKVGEELLKKPVSRVNLATGVFEPINKMTNEEALRKLAKLLSREKHLREAKSAVGN, via the exons atggcTAACATGCAAACTCCAAGATCTCCCCTTCAACTTCCAACTCGTGGAAACCAGATCACTGTTCTTAGCATCGATGGAGGTGGAATAAGAGGCATTATACCAGGAACTATCCTTGCCTTTTTAGAGTCTGAGCTTCAG AAGCTGGATGGTGCAGATGCAAGGCTTGCGGATTACTTTGATGTGATTTCAGGGACTAGCACTGGCGGCCTCGTGACTGCTATGCTAGCTGCACCGAATAAGCAAAACCGCCCTTTGTTTGCTGCTAAAGACATCAATGACTTCTACCTTGAGAACTGCCCCAAAATATTTCCTCAAGACAG CTCTAAATTTGCCTCGGCTGCAAATCTGGTAAAGACTCTGAGAGGACCAAAGTATGATGGCAAATTCTTGCATAGTATTGTCAAGGAAAAGTTGGGGGATACATGGTTGCACCAGACATTGACAAATATTGTGATCCCTACTTTTGACATCAAGCGCCTCCAGCCAACTATCTTTTCTAGCTGTAATGTGAAGAATAACCCATCAACGGATGCCCTTTTGTCGGATATCTGCATTGGAACTTCAGCTGCCCCGACTTATCTTCCTGCCCATTATTTTGAAACCAAGGATCCATCGGGCAAAGTTAGAGATTTCAATCTTATTGATGGTGGTGTGGCAGCAAACAATCCA ACTTTAGTTGCCATCAGTGAAGTTTCAAAAGCAATCAATCGGGAGGGACCTGACTCCTACCGCATGAACCCGATGGAATATGGCCGATTTCTAGTCCTGTCCCTGGGCACTGGTACAGCAAAATCAGAAGAAAAGTATGATGCTGAAGAAGCAGCTAAATGGGGTCTCTTGGGATGGCTGACTAGTGATCATTCTACTCCATTAGTGGATGTTTTCACACAAGCTAGTGCTGACATGGTTGATTTTCATATTTCCACTGTTTTTCAAGCCCTTAACTCCGAGGAAAATTATCTTCGAATTCAG GATGACACATTGACCGGAACACTTTCATCTGTGGATGTTGCCACGAAAAAGAATTTGGAGAATCTTGTGAAAGTGGGCGAGGAATTGTTGAAGAAGCCGGTTTCAAGGGTGAATTTGGCTACCGGAGTCTTTGAACCTATCAATAAGATGACCAATGAAGAGGCTCTCAGAAA GTTGGCTAAATTACTCTCGAGGGAGAAGCATCTTCGTGAGGCTAAGTCAGCTGTTGGAAATTAA